One genomic segment of Candidatus Berkiella aquae includes these proteins:
- the purD gene encoding phosphoribosylamine--glycine ligase, with protein sequence MNKILVIGNGGREHALAWKLAQSPEVQKVFVAPGNAGTHREPKVENVAIDTLDFAALTDFVKNQHIHFTVVGPELPLVAGIVDYFKERNLLCLGPSQACAQLEGSKAFAKEFMQRHHIPTAKAKTFTDAADAHAYLATCQFPQVIKADGLAAGKGVVIAQNLGEATRAIDAMLSEYHFGDAGSQVVIEEFIEGEEVSFIVLSDGKHCIPLATSQDHKTRDDDDKGPNTGGMGAYSPAPIVTHSLHQQIMSEVIEPTLKGMAEEGHPFVGFLYAGLMITPHDDIRVLEYNCRFGDPETQPVLLRLQADFAQMCLSTLEGTLSQFVPAWDPRPALGVVIAANGYPDHYHKGDVIPTLNDIPANDAYKIFHAGTQLQDGNIVTNGGRVLCVTALGDNYRDAQEKAYRLVKKVGWDGAFYRNDIGHRAVKAEREDN encoded by the coding sequence ATGAATAAAATACTCGTAATTGGTAATGGTGGCAGAGAACACGCCTTAGCTTGGAAACTTGCGCAATCACCCGAGGTACAAAAAGTTTTTGTTGCACCCGGTAATGCCGGCACTCACCGCGAACCTAAAGTTGAAAATGTTGCTATCGATACGCTCGATTTTGCAGCACTGACCGATTTTGTAAAGAATCAACACATCCATTTTACGGTAGTCGGTCCTGAATTACCGTTAGTTGCAGGTATTGTCGACTACTTTAAAGAACGTAATTTATTGTGCCTAGGGCCAAGTCAAGCTTGTGCCCAGCTAGAAGGCTCTAAAGCTTTTGCCAAAGAATTTATGCAGCGCCATCATATTCCGACGGCAAAAGCAAAAACGTTTACCGATGCCGCTGATGCGCATGCTTATTTGGCAACCTGCCAATTTCCTCAAGTGATTAAAGCAGATGGTTTGGCAGCAGGCAAAGGCGTTGTGATTGCGCAAAATCTCGGAGAAGCGACTCGCGCGATTGATGCCATGCTCAGTGAATATCATTTTGGTGATGCAGGCTCCCAGGTCGTGATTGAAGAATTTATTGAAGGTGAAGAAGTTAGCTTTATTGTCTTAAGTGATGGTAAACATTGCATCCCGCTCGCAACCTCTCAAGATCATAAAACGCGCGATGATGATGATAAAGGCCCTAATACCGGTGGGATGGGCGCTTATTCACCAGCACCTATTGTCACGCATAGTTTACATCAGCAAATCATGAGCGAGGTGATCGAACCCACTTTAAAAGGAATGGCCGAAGAAGGACATCCTTTTGTTGGTTTCTTATATGCGGGTTTAATGATTACCCCTCACGATGATATTCGGGTACTTGAATATAACTGTCGTTTTGGCGATCCAGAAACTCAACCTGTACTTTTGCGCTTGCAGGCGGATTTTGCGCAAATGTGTTTAAGCACCCTTGAAGGCACGCTCTCACAATTCGTTCCTGCCTGGGATCCACGCCCAGCCTTAGGCGTTGTGATTGCAGCCAATGGTTATCCTGATCATTATCATAAAGGCGACGTGATCCCTACCTTAAATGACATTCCTGCCAACGATGCCTATAAAATTTTTCATGCAGGAACTCAGCTTCAAGATGGTAACATCGTCACCAACGGTGGACGCGTTTTGTGCGTAACGGCACTGGGTGATAATTATCGAGATGCACAAGAAAAGGCCTATCGTCTGGTGAAAAAAGTAGGCTGGGATGGCGCATTTTATCGCAACGATATTGGGCACCGTGCGGTAAAAGCGGAGCGTGAAGATAATTAA
- a CDS encoding TSUP family transporter translates to MSLLFLGYILTGLCAGLLSGLLGLGGGIVIVPALIALFSMQSFPHEHLMHIATGTSLATILITSFMTTWVQSKRKAVQWSVLKWLIPGTVLGALCGTVIGNYLPGHLLKTTFAFFCLLLGGKMLLGRAQLIAKPERKLPLALAVLFAWLIGTCAGLLGIGGGVLVIPFLLWYGLEMPAVSATSAASTLPTATSGALTAMVVGWHISGLPSGSLGYVYWPAALCIGLASLIAAPMGVLLVHRLPVLLVKRIFGGILLIVAWTMMPSF, encoded by the coding sequence ATGAGTTTACTTTTTTTAGGTTACATTTTGACCGGTCTTTGTGCTGGGTTACTTTCTGGACTACTTGGATTGGGTGGCGGCATTGTGATTGTGCCTGCTTTAATTGCGCTTTTTTCAATGCAATCTTTTCCTCATGAGCATCTGATGCATATTGCAACAGGGACTTCTTTAGCAACGATTTTGATTACCTCTTTTATGACTACCTGGGTGCAAAGTAAACGTAAAGCCGTACAATGGAGTGTATTAAAGTGGCTGATCCCTGGCACGGTATTGGGTGCTTTATGTGGTACCGTTATTGGTAATTATTTGCCTGGCCATTTACTCAAAACAACATTTGCCTTTTTTTGTTTATTGCTCGGTGGGAAAATGCTGTTAGGGCGTGCGCAGTTGATAGCAAAGCCCGAGCGCAAGCTGCCCCTTGCACTCGCTGTTTTATTTGCATGGTTGATTGGTACTTGTGCAGGCTTATTAGGAATTGGTGGTGGTGTTTTAGTGATTCCTTTTTTGTTGTGGTATGGCCTTGAGATGCCGGCCGTTAGTGCAACCTCTGCTGCTTCAACGTTACCAACCGCTACTTCAGGTGCGCTAACTGCCATGGTGGTTGGCTGGCATATATCTGGTTTGCCCTCAGGGTCGCTAGGCTATGTCTATTGGCCTGCCGCCTTGTGTATTGGACTAGCGAGCCTCATTGCTGCACCAATGGGGGTTTTATTAGTGCATCGGTTACCGGTATTGCTGGTGAAACGTATTTTTGGTGGTATTCTGTTAATCGTTGCTTGGACAATGATGCCTTCGTTTTAA
- the lgt gene encoding prolipoprotein diacylglyceryl transferase, protein MIEYPNINPVALHITDAFQIRWYGIMYLVGFVACWLAARIRTKSLPGWESPERLNDLLFYTAMGVVLGGRIGYMLFYAMPDWLEDPLQLFKIWQGGMSFHGGLLGVIISTALFARHQQYPFWVIGDIIAPTVPLAIATGRLGNFINGELWGKVTDVPWAMVFPQAGFLPRHPFPLYAIALEGGLLFMLVWLYSSKQRHVGAVSGIFLLGYGVIRIFEEFFRQPDPQYGYFAFGWLTMGQILCLPMILFGLYLLLKPRQQPYEFCKV, encoded by the coding sequence ATGATCGAATATCCCAATATAAATCCAGTTGCCTTACATATCACTGATGCCTTCCAGATCCGCTGGTACGGCATTATGTATTTAGTCGGTTTTGTCGCCTGTTGGCTTGCCGCTAGAATTCGTACCAAGTCTTTGCCTGGGTGGGAATCCCCAGAAAGATTAAATGATTTGCTATTTTATACCGCAATGGGCGTGGTGCTTGGGGGGCGTATTGGCTATATGCTTTTCTACGCAATGCCAGATTGGTTAGAGGATCCTTTGCAGCTATTTAAAATCTGGCAAGGGGGCATGTCATTTCATGGTGGCTTGTTAGGCGTCATCATTTCTACCGCCTTATTTGCTAGGCACCAACAATACCCGTTCTGGGTCATTGGAGACATTATTGCGCCTACCGTGCCATTGGCTATCGCAACCGGTCGACTGGGTAATTTTATTAATGGTGAATTGTGGGGCAAAGTAACCGATGTGCCTTGGGCGATGGTTTTTCCACAAGCCGGCTTTTTACCTCGTCATCCTTTTCCTTTGTATGCCATTGCCTTAGAAGGCGGATTATTATTTATGCTGGTATGGTTATATTCCAGCAAGCAACGCCATGTGGGCGCTGTTTCAGGGATCTTTTTACTGGGTTATGGTGTCATTCGGATTTTTGAAGAATTCTTTCGCCAACCGGATCCGCAATATGGTTATTTTGCCTTTGGCTGGCTAACAATGGGGCAAATATTATGTTTGCCAATGATTTTATTTGGGCTGTATTTATTACTTAAGCCTCGTCAGCAACCCTATGAATTTTGCAAAGTGTAA
- a CDS encoding carbonic anhydrase: MKKLVKGLVEFRKNVRPHYLETFAKLALGQSPDTLFIACSDSRVVPNLFASTDPGDLFVVRNVGNIVPPCHRTGLSAGDKSEAAAIEFAVHELKVSNLIVCGHSECGAMRALLDKTIVEQMPNLGEWLMDGEIIMERLQHDHDCPPQLAKHNRLSQLNVLQQIENLKTYPLVKQKLQEGSLKLHGWWFELSQAEVYAYEEEEGKFILIDEVEAEKILQRIENSK; this comes from the coding sequence ATGAAAAAACTCGTTAAAGGTTTGGTAGAATTTCGCAAAAATGTGCGACCCCATTATCTTGAGACCTTTGCTAAATTAGCGTTGGGTCAATCACCCGATACACTCTTTATTGCCTGTTCTGATAGTCGTGTTGTTCCTAATCTCTTTGCATCAACGGATCCTGGCGATCTATTTGTCGTACGAAATGTTGGCAATATCGTGCCGCCATGCCATCGCACCGGATTATCTGCAGGCGATAAATCAGAAGCCGCTGCAATTGAATTTGCGGTGCATGAGTTGAAGGTGAGCAACCTGATTGTCTGTGGTCATTCCGAGTGTGGTGCCATGCGAGCATTACTCGATAAAACAATCGTTGAACAAATGCCAAACTTGGGTGAGTGGTTAATGGATGGTGAAATTATTATGGAAAGATTGCAGCATGACCATGATTGTCCGCCACAGTTAGCAAAACATAATCGTCTTTCACAACTCAATGTGTTACAACAAATTGAAAATCTAAAAACCTATCCACTGGTAAAACAAAAATTACAAGAAGGTAGTTTAAAGTTACATGGATGGTGGTTTGAACTAAGTCAAGCAGAAGTTTATGCCTATGAAGAAGAAGAAGGTAAATTTATTTTAATCGATGAAGTTGAAGCAGAAAAAATTTTACAACGCATTGAAAATTCAAAATGA
- a CDS encoding dihydrofolate reductase: MKKISFVVAMAENKVIGHNNQLLWHLPNDLKHFKELTIGKPIIMGRKTYESIGKPLPERQNIILTQQALTLPGCDVVHSVEEALAKAGTAEEVMVIGGGEIYRLFFPQAHTLYITLVHTTLNGETTFVEFDQDAWEETAHEEYFQDAKHAYDYSFITMERRG; this comes from the coding sequence GTGAAAAAAATTAGCTTCGTCGTTGCAATGGCTGAAAATAAGGTGATTGGTCACAATAATCAATTACTGTGGCATTTACCCAATGATTTAAAGCATTTTAAAGAACTGACGATAGGCAAACCTATCATTATGGGGCGCAAAACCTACGAATCCATTGGAAAACCGTTACCAGAACGACAAAACATTATTCTCACTCAACAGGCTTTAACATTGCCAGGTTGTGATGTGGTGCATTCTGTCGAGGAAGCCTTAGCAAAAGCCGGGACAGCAGAAGAGGTGATGGTCATTGGTGGTGGCGAAATTTATCGTTTATTTTTTCCGCAAGCTCACACCCTTTATATCACCCTGGTTCATACCACTTTAAATGGCGAAACCACGTTTGTTGAGTTTGATCAAGATGCATGGGAAGAAACAGCCCATGAAGAATATTTTCAAGATGCAAAACATGCTTATGATTATAGTTTTATAACGATGGAACGTCGGGGGTAG
- the purH gene encoding bifunctional phosphoribosylaminoimidazolecarboxamide formyltransferase/IMP cyclohydrolase, with protein MHESTIIQRALLTVYDKTHIIELAEALHLRGVELISTGNTAALLKQHGIPVTAIGDYTGFPEMMDGRVKTLHPKIHGGILGRRDIDADTMITHGIPDIDLVVVNLYPFEKVIQKDNVNLSDAIENIDIGGPTLVRGAAKNHEWCTVLVDPNDYDEFIENLKANEGAVSAKERFRFAAKAFAHTAAYDAHIADYFSKQLNQSTVPAFGSTFILPYKLKETLRYGENPHQSAAFYQSIDAPKDSISRANVHQGKALSFNNIADANTALECVKTFDKPACVIVKHANPCGVAKSDNTRHAYDQAYICDPQSAFGGIIAFNREVDEQLLAHIFSKQFVEVLIAPSFTEKALEVAKQKPDCRVLSFQATETPSQAIQWDIHSVNGGLLVQTADALDSPLPYEVVTIQKPSPEQLQDLIFSWQVVRFVKSNAIVFAKNAQTLGIGAGQMSRIMSTEIAAIRAREQKLALENAVMASDAFFPFTDNIEKAYEYGIRAVIQPGGSKKDPEVIAMADKLGMVMLFTGKRHFRH; from the coding sequence ATGCACGAATCGACAATTATTCAGCGCGCTTTACTAACCGTCTATGATAAGACGCATATTATTGAATTAGCTGAAGCACTCCATTTACGAGGCGTTGAGTTAATCTCTACAGGGAATACCGCCGCTCTTTTAAAACAACATGGCATTCCTGTTACGGCGATTGGTGATTACACTGGTTTTCCAGAAATGATGGATGGACGCGTTAAAACATTACACCCCAAAATTCATGGTGGCATTTTAGGACGACGTGATATTGATGCCGATACCATGATAACGCATGGTATTCCTGATATCGATTTAGTGGTAGTCAATTTATATCCGTTTGAAAAAGTGATTCAAAAAGACAATGTCAACCTCAGTGATGCTATCGAAAATATTGATATTGGCGGTCCCACCCTCGTGCGCGGTGCGGCAAAGAATCATGAATGGTGCACCGTATTAGTCGACCCTAACGACTATGATGAATTTATTGAGAATTTAAAAGCCAATGAAGGTGCTGTCAGTGCCAAAGAACGTTTTCGCTTTGCTGCAAAAGCGTTTGCTCACACCGCCGCTTATGATGCCCATATTGCAGATTATTTTAGCAAACAATTGAACCAAAGCACCGTTCCTGCTTTTGGATCTACTTTTATTTTGCCATATAAACTCAAAGAAACGCTCCGTTACGGTGAAAACCCGCATCAATCAGCTGCTTTTTATCAATCGATTGATGCTCCTAAAGATAGCATTAGCAGAGCGAACGTACACCAAGGCAAAGCATTGTCTTTTAATAATATTGCTGATGCGAATACCGCATTGGAATGCGTCAAAACCTTTGATAAACCTGCTTGTGTTATTGTCAAACATGCCAATCCTTGTGGAGTCGCTAAAAGTGACAATACGCGACACGCTTATGATCAAGCTTATATCTGCGATCCGCAATCTGCGTTCGGTGGTATTATCGCCTTTAATCGTGAAGTTGATGAGCAATTGCTGGCGCACATTTTCAGCAAACAATTTGTTGAGGTGTTAATTGCGCCTTCGTTTACTGAAAAAGCACTAGAAGTTGCTAAGCAAAAACCCGATTGTCGTGTGCTTTCTTTCCAAGCAACTGAGACACCTTCGCAAGCAATTCAATGGGATATTCATAGCGTCAATGGCGGTTTACTCGTGCAAACAGCAGATGCGCTTGATAGTCCACTCCCTTATGAAGTGGTTACCATACAAAAACCCTCTCCAGAACAACTGCAAGATTTAATCTTTAGTTGGCAAGTGGTTAGATTTGTTAAATCCAATGCGATTGTATTTGCCAAAAATGCACAAACCCTTGGTATTGGTGCAGGGCAAATGTCACGCATTATGAGTACAGAAATTGCGGCGATTAGAGCCAGAGAACAAAAGCTTGCTCTGGAAAATGCGGTAATGGCTTCGGATGCATTCTTCCCGTTTACGGATAATATTGAAAAAGCTTACGAATACGGTATTCGCGCGGTTATTCAACCCGGCGGTTCAAAGAAAGATCCTGAAGTGATTGCGATGGCCGATAAACTTGGCATGGTTATGCTATTCACCGGTAAGCGACATTTCCGACATTAA
- the mutM gene encoding bifunctional DNA-formamidopyrimidine glycosylase/DNA-(apurinic or apyrimidinic site) lyase: MPELPEVETTVRGIRPHLVDNTVKHVVVRHKQLRWPIPALTLQRLLPTQTILNVSRRAKYILIETSAGTLVIHLGMSGTLCLVDAKTPVKKHDHFDCHLTDDLILRYNDPRRFGAILWAGHDLDSLAVLNHLGPEPLSKAFHADYLLSKAHKRQTSIKQLIMDGKIVVGVGNIYASESLFLAKIHPLMSAKLLNKTQAKVLCETIRQVLRAAIKKGGTTLKDFVQSDGKPGYFSQQLTVYDRQGLPCVQCKTPIEHIQLGQRATYFCPTCQKYP, translated from the coding sequence ATGCCTGAGTTACCTGAAGTAGAGACCACAGTCAGAGGGATCCGCCCTCATCTTGTCGATAATACGGTTAAACACGTTGTTGTCAGACATAAACAATTGCGTTGGCCGATCCCTGCGTTAACGTTGCAAAGGTTATTACCGACACAAACTATTCTCAATGTAAGCCGTAGAGCCAAATATATTTTAATTGAAACGTCTGCAGGAACATTGGTGATTCATTTGGGCATGTCTGGCACGCTTTGTTTGGTTGATGCAAAGACGCCGGTGAAAAAACATGATCATTTCGATTGTCATTTAACGGATGATTTAATCTTGCGTTATAACGATCCTCGGCGTTTTGGTGCTATTTTATGGGCAGGTCACGACTTAGATTCTTTAGCGGTATTAAATCATTTGGGACCCGAACCCCTTAGCAAAGCCTTTCATGCCGATTATTTATTAAGCAAAGCTCACAAACGACAAACCTCCATCAAACAATTGATTATGGACGGGAAAATCGTTGTCGGTGTGGGTAATATTTACGCCAGTGAAAGTTTGTTTCTTGCCAAGATCCACCCTTTAATGAGCGCAAAGCTTCTGAATAAAACGCAAGCCAAAGTGCTGTGTGAAACTATCCGCCAAGTCTTACGGGCAGCGATTAAAAAGGGCGGTACCACATTAAAAGACTTTGTCCAAAGCGATGGTAAGCCAGGCTATTTTAGTCAACAACTGACCGTTTATGATCGCCAAGGATTACCTTGTGTACAATGCAAAACCCCGATCGAACATATTCAACTAGGACAACGAGCAACCTATTTTTGCCCTACCTGTCAAAAATATCCCTAA
- a CDS encoding DUF374 domain-containing protein, which yields MHPNVDPTRQYVYGFWHGKQFAPIMFLPKWGPAKHVGLVSASRDGEMLSVWLQQLGYHVVRGSSSRKAISSLVKLINAAKEGYSMGIAADGPRGPALKAKAGISFLAHKANLQVVPIGVAYSKPWQFKSWDKYQLPLPFTKAVLYFDAPISVSEVSESVNEQMAKAIDVAELTAFELLKGTSKQPVVDCKPYIATT from the coding sequence ATGCATCCGAATGTCGACCCAACACGACAATATGTGTATGGCTTCTGGCATGGCAAGCAATTTGCCCCCATTATGTTTTTGCCCAAATGGGGCCCTGCAAAACATGTGGGATTAGTAAGTGCTTCACGTGATGGTGAAATGCTTTCCGTTTGGTTACAACAATTGGGATATCATGTGGTGCGAGGTTCATCAAGCCGCAAAGCCATTAGTAGCCTTGTGAAGTTAATCAATGCAGCTAAAGAAGGTTATTCCATGGGCATTGCTGCGGATGGCCCTAGAGGTCCTGCCTTAAAAGCAAAAGCCGGTATTTCATTTCTGGCTCATAAAGCGAATTTACAAGTCGTTCCTATTGGTGTAGCTTATTCAAAACCATGGCAATTCAAATCATGGGATAAATATCAACTACCCTTACCGTTTACCAAAGCGGTACTCTATTTCGATGCGCCAATCAGTGTGAGTGAAGTGTCAGAAAGCGTCAATGAACAAATGGCAAAAGCGATTGATGTTGCTGAATTAACCGCTTTTGAATTATTGAAAGGCACTTCCAAACAACCTGTGGTCGATTGCAAACCTTATATCGCGACGACTTAA
- a CDS encoding thymidylate synthase: MQQYLTLLNWVLEKGTPKDDRTGTGTLSYFGYQMRFDLNAGFPLVTTKKCHLRSIIHELLWFIKGDTNIRYLNDNGVTIWDEWADQDGNLGPVYGKQWRSWPTHRGDTVDQLAKLIDDIRSNPDSRRLIVSAWNVAELPEMALAPCHCFFQFYVANGRLSCQLYQRSADIFLGVPFNIASYALLTMMIAQVTGLKLGEFVHTLGDAHLYSNHIEQTKTQLARTPYALPKMLLNPDVKNIEDFRFEDFVLSDYECHPAIKAPIAV; the protein is encoded by the coding sequence ATGCAACAGTATTTAACGCTATTAAATTGGGTGTTAGAAAAAGGGACGCCAAAAGATGATCGTACTGGTACAGGTACCTTAAGCTACTTTGGTTATCAAATGCGTTTTGATTTAAATGCCGGTTTCCCTTTAGTGACAACTAAAAAATGTCACTTAAGATCGATTATTCATGAATTATTGTGGTTTATTAAAGGTGATACCAATATCCGCTATTTAAATGATAACGGGGTCACGATTTGGGATGAATGGGCTGATCAAGACGGAAATTTAGGGCCCGTTTATGGTAAACAATGGCGCTCTTGGCCAACGCATCGCGGTGATACGGTTGATCAGCTTGCTAAACTGATTGATGATATTCGTAGCAATCCAGATTCACGTCGTTTGATTGTTAGCGCTTGGAATGTCGCCGAATTACCAGAAATGGCATTAGCACCTTGTCATTGCTTTTTTCAATTTTATGTTGCAAATGGTCGCTTATCTTGTCAACTCTATCAGCGAAGTGCTGATATCTTTTTGGGTGTTCCCTTTAATATTGCTTCCTATGCCTTATTAACCATGATGATTGCCCAAGTGACAGGATTAAAATTAGGCGAGTTTGTTCATACTTTAGGTGATGCGCATTTATATTCTAATCATATTGAGCAGACAAAAACGCAATTAGCAAGAACGCCTTATGCTTTACCTAAGATGTTGTTAAATCCGGATGTAAAAAATATCGAAGATTTTCGTTTTGAAGACTTTGTTTTATCCGATTACGAGTGTCATCCTGCAATCAAAGCGCCGATTGCCGTATAG
- a CDS encoding EamA family transporter, protein MRRALTSGYFALTFAQVGISLNVVTSKFLLSSMPMFMLLASRFGLSTLVLWLVLRLTGTSIMDPRHPQGKLTTNDWTLAILLGVFAAFLFNIFFVWGLQHTTATAAGIIGSTLPALIALFSVWLLKERLNSAKIIALALAMLGILVINVDHFEATSVNHTYFGDFLIFIAMFPEAWYSIISRKLANRVTPLGGAFIANVVGFVTLLPCALMAGAMDFSIYSSFEFALIGVAAMSSLIFFWAWAWGLSFIPASTAAIFGGVMPVATTLFAILFLGENLHWYDSVGMLLVLASIIVGAGWRMRVKAPITVDQSSIGN, encoded by the coding sequence ATGCGCCGCGCGCTCACGTCTGGCTATTTTGCTCTTACTTTTGCTCAAGTTGGCATCAGTCTTAATGTTGTCACCTCAAAATTTCTTCTTTCTAGCATGCCGATGTTCATGTTATTAGCCAGTCGCTTTGGGCTCAGCACACTCGTATTATGGCTAGTCTTACGTTTAACTGGCACGTCTATTATGGATCCCCGTCATCCCCAAGGTAAATTAACAACCAATGACTGGACATTAGCCATCTTATTGGGCGTTTTTGCTGCTTTCTTATTTAATATATTTTTTGTGTGGGGATTACAGCATACGACGGCAACAGCTGCCGGTATTATTGGTAGCACTTTACCTGCCTTAATTGCTTTATTTTCAGTCTGGTTACTTAAGGAACGTTTAAATTCGGCTAAAATAATTGCATTAGCTTTAGCCATGCTGGGTATTCTGGTTATCAATGTCGATCATTTTGAAGCTACTTCTGTTAATCACACCTATTTTGGAGACTTCCTCATTTTTATCGCGATGTTTCCTGAGGCATGGTATTCGATTATTAGTCGTAAATTAGCCAATCGGGTCACGCCATTAGGTGGGGCCTTCATTGCGAATGTGGTTGGCTTTGTCACACTCTTACCTTGTGCACTCATGGCAGGCGCTATGGACTTTTCTATTTATAGCTCATTTGAATTTGCGTTGATTGGTGTTGCCGCGATGAGCAGCCTTATCTTCTTTTGGGCGTGGGCCTGGGGGCTTAGTTTCATTCCTGCCAGTACAGCAGCTATTTTTGGTGGCGTAATGCCGGTTGCAACCACCCTATTTGCTATTTTGTTTTTAGGTGAAAATCTGCATTGGTATGATTCTGTAGGAATGTTGCTTGTGCTTGCGTCGATTATCGTTGGTGCAGGCTGGCGTATGCGCGTCAAAGCACCGATTACAGTCGATCAAAGTTCGATAGGGAATTAA